The following is a genomic window from Oryzias latipes chromosome 12, ASM223467v1.
CCGCAGGCCTTgggtttgacacatgtgctttagGGAAAGGATATTCCCAAATGCTGTATGTAGTACCTGCTGCTACTTTCATCAAACTTCTTTATAAAAATAACTGAGAGTTAGCCAGACTTGGTAATCCCAGCAGTAAATGATCATCACAGaccatgcaaaataaaaaaacttagaGAGAAaggttgtttaaaaaacaagatgaaCTGTTCTGTCTCCAAGTCCAGATGATCAAATTTTGCTTTTTCCCATTTATGTaaaagcaacagtttttttaactgATACGTCTTGAAGCAAATTTCACAATTTAGGAGCTCATCCATCACGTCCATGCAGGAGTGGAAAACAGGAAGCAACAGTCACAGCTAATCCCACATGTGCACCGGCCACAGGCATGGAGTGCAAAAGGGAGGAAGAAAGTTCCAGAATGTGTAACACTACCCGCCACCAGTGAGTAACCTGCAATAGGTCACCAAAAATCCTTCTGGGTAACCAGTCTCAACTAACTCCAGCCCTCTGTGCTCCATAAAATAATGAAAGCTTCACAAAGAATATGAGTAAACTAAAATTCTAACAAGTCCTGCTTTTGTTAGCTCACATTACgtcatcaaattaaaaaaaaagtaaaaataataatgagtTGGGCCGTGTCTTGTTTGTCTCAGTCATCCTGCTTTCTAAACAGAGCAGTTCCTTTTTAAACGGTGGGCGTCTGCAGACGAGCATCATAAATTATAAAACGGAGGCCAAATGAACGTAATGGATCCTCTGTTCAGTCTTTTGTTATTGTGGTCTCCTTGTTTTTTAACTTCCAACCAGACTCCTCCTTTGGGGTCCTCCAAAACACAGAACTTGAACAGACAACATACTTTTTAGAACAATTGAGTAGATTTGAATAGAAACTCCATGATGTcgcttgctgttgtttttttgaaaaaatgctaATCTAATTGTTGAAGTGTGCCAAAAAGTAAATCTAAATTAACAAAATTAGTATAATTTATATTAATATACGGATGTAAACAAAGAACTGTGTATGAAATGTAACAGTACAAATGCTAGCTGTTGGTATTTCCATTCATTTACATCACCAGCATTCAAATTAAACATgtattcagaaatacaaacaagatttttcttctaattTAAAATGAGagcttaaaataaagaaataaaatgaagaaaatcaaataaaaactctgTGATGAGCTCTGGAATGTCTTAGGTTGAGGAAGTACAAATGTTTTGTGAGCAAAAGCAACAAGCACAGATGAACACAGCCTCTAACAAAAATGTGGAAGTTAAAAAACGGGTCAGAACAAGCCTTATGTAAGACCACTGAATAAGCATGACAAAGTTTTAGCTCATGTGTGCCAAAGGTGGACAGTCAAGTTcacaaaataaatctgaaagGAGCAGAAAACAGTTATTTGAATGAACTTGTGTAACAGGTGTCACCAAATAAATGGATAAGTTGTTTCTGTTAAATGAATAGTTCAAATCTACTCTTCTTGAATAGAGTTAATAATCATTCTACTAAATAAATCTAATGTGACCTAAGTGTGTAATGTGTCCATTACTGCTAAAATCTCTGCATGATTATAAACAATTACACTGTTGAGAGGATGGCGTCTTCATCTTACATATCTGGgaattcttctttgtttttgtaatcaacgcattctttatttttaaaatgagtttgataaatctctgtgattttttgttgtattgtcTATAATTaatacttgaaataaaccaataaatcaaatccaatCTTCACTTTGTTCTCCCTAGATTGAAAATGTCAAAGACtatcccagctgggttctttctgcgtggagttagcatgttctccctgtgcatgtatggcttttttgttttgttttctggccACTCTGGgttcttcccacagtccaaaaacaggctttttaGGTCAAAATGACACtcattgtgtgaatgtgtagcgacagactggcaacctgtccaccTTCACccagcagtagctgggataggctccagcaacaatGTGACCGCAAAAGGGATTAGACGAGTTTGAGCgatggatggatttatttcCACTTTGTTTACTTAGAAGTAATTGTCATGTCCAACTCTGTACTATCATTTTGCTGTTGTTTATGTTGAGCAGTACATTGGGGTGATTGAGAAACTATCTCACTGAGCAACATGCTAACCTACCATCCCTAACCTAGATGTGCCCGTTGATATCACCACTTCCAATTCCAAGAGGACACAAACACTGTTTTGAGCTCTCATGAACagagcctgttttttttcttctattttcctTCCATCAGACATCCCAAATAATGGCTAGTGTGACTGAGCAGAAAACAATGGGTGTCATTGAGAGACTGAATAAGGGTACGTCTGTGTCGTGTTGTGTCCCCTCaggtagggggggggggacaatgGTACCAGAGCCGCCTGTCAATACAGAGCATGTGATCTGACTGTGGATTCATATAAGAGGATGCAAagtgacaacaaaaacaaaacgcaGTGTTTGCAGCCTCCAAAATCCTTCAAAACTCAGACCAACAGCCACAATGAGATTTCTTGGTGTTTTCCTTGCTGCAGCAGCATTTCAAAGCggtaagtaaaacaaaatttaacaCAGAAAAACTGGTGAATGAAGGTGTGcattgtttttcacatttcctgTCATCTTGACTAGAAAAGCATATCTGAgtgttaaatcttttttaaatgtattttaatctgaacttattttattttattttagcgcTCTCAGCATCTATTCAGTCCGCATCAAATGAGGAGAAAACAACTCCATCTGGTGAGGAATCCTGTTTACAATACATTTCAGCAACAATGATGTCTTTGACACAAATGGTTACATAACTAAACGCTTCTTTATTCTTGCAGATGGGCTCACAGAGCTACAAAAAATAGGTAAATCACACTGTTTCAATAAGAGAAGGGAAATTTGTCGGCTCGTGTGCTGCTAAGACAATTTCCTGAAAAGTTTACTGAAGGtgcaaatattttataaaatgaaatTTTCAAAAGTTACTTTAATTCCTTCTCAGAAAAGCTTGTAGATTAAGCCtgtccaaatttttttttaaccattgctTTGACAATTTTCACCACACTTTcactacaaaaagaaaacagatttttttttaaccagcttgTCTTTTTCTTAGACCAGATGGAATTTGAGGCTGCTCAAAAGGCAGAAGAAGCACAGATGAATGGTAAATGAATGACACAGACAGAAATTGGCATCACAAATACTGGAATTTGCACCatgtaaatacattatttcacaTCTGaatgcaaagtaaaaaaaacaaaagagaaaacaattaCCGGTATTTTCCTGTAAAGTTACAGAGGGACGGGATGAAGATGTCGAAAAAGCCAGTAAGTATTAAAAGCTGTTGATTTTTTCTAAATGGTTGATCACATAGGAATCtgttttgaaaagttttcaACTCTATCTTACAGGTGCTGGTCAAGAAGATTCTGGTAGATTCTgacacattttgtgtttttttctggaggACTTTCCTCTGTGAAAACTTGTTTTATTGTCCCCACAGTGGAGAAGCATGTTGAAGCTGAGAATGACAGCACAGGTGTGTGAAATTATAATGGgataacattaaaaataaatatattcatttttttcgttatttaattaaatcaactttatttgtagAGCAAATAACTCAAGTTAGTCAAAGTGCTTCATATAAAATTATTTAccaattttaaaaaccaaaagcaagataaagaaaaagaaataacacaaacattaaaaacacacaattattttaaaaatgctttttttctgtattatttaaatgtttcattcaAACCGGTTTTCAGGGCATCCTAACTGTGACGCTGTTTCTCCAGCAGAGGGCGCAGGGAACAATGCCGACTCTTCAACAGAGGGTAAATCAGCGGTTTCATGTTTCATTTAGAggcctgtaggtggcagtaaaatGCAGTTCAGAGAAAGGCAAGACCaacatagaaaatgttttaattgctgcattttctgctttcaaattaaaatacagAGTCAAATTCTTGTGAAGACGCTGTGGGTGAGTCTGAgaatttacattattttaaccTATAatatatttgacatatgaaaacTCTATTTTCTGCTCctgcaataaaataaactgaTCTTCTCCTTTACTTATCATTTAACTGTTTTATGCAAAACTTTACTTTCACTATAATGTCTAAAAATATGGGAGAGAAAGAACAGTCtgataaaatgtaaatgtctttGTAGAGCGTCCTGAGGTTGTGACAGAGACGACCAAGTTAGGTAAGACCAAATAAACAATTGTTATTTTGAGTCCAGTCACCTGTTCCTATcccatattttcttttgtctctcACAGAGGAAACCAGCCAGACTGTACCAGCAGAAGAAGGTGAAAACCTCTGAAATACAGCATTCCCAGTATATGTTGTATAGAAAGCTAAATGAGGGAAAATGTCTATAAACTGGTTTGATCCAGTTTATACCCTAAAGGTGGTGTTTAAAATTCTTTGAGTCAGACTCACAACTACCGGTACCTGCAAGGAAAACATGTGGTGAACCTTCCTCAGCAAGACAGTGAAGTCTAAATTGTGGGTTAAGCAATAAACCAGATTGAAAAACACAGGCGGTTCGAGCCAGTCCAGGCTAGATTTTGAGAAGTGGCAGAAACTTTGAGAAACTGAGTTGTATCTGCAATAAAAAGTGTTTGGAGCGccattttcaaatttacaaccAAGCAGTTTAGATGGTTTTACAATGATTTTCAAACTGAATAAACAAGTGTTTATCTGAGGAGGAACTTGGGCGATAAGATATACAGCTTTGACCTCCAAAAGGGACTTCAGGCTTGTTTGTTAGAGTCCTCCTTGTGTGAGTTCAGATTCTAGGACAAGAAACCAGGACACTCATACAAGTCTGTCCCAAGGCGCGTTTGATTTCAGTGATACATTTGTACC
Proteins encoded in this region:
- the LOC101173157 gene encoding uncharacterized protein LOC101173157 isoform X3, whose translation is MRFLGVFLAAAAFQSALSASIQSASNEEKTTPSDGLTELQKIDQMEFEAAQKAEEAQMNVTEGRDEDVEKASAGQEDSVEKHVEAENDSTAEGAGNNADSSTEESNSCEDAVERPEVVTETTKLEETSQTVPAEEGFFYDLAGCWRWC
- the LOC101173157 gene encoding uncharacterized protein LOC101173157 isoform X4, whose protein sequence is MRFLGVFLAAAAFQSALSASIQSASNEEKTTPSDGLTELQKIDQMEFEAAQKAEEAQMNVTEGRDEDVEKASAGQEDSVEKHVEAENDSTEGAGNNADSSTEESNSCEDAVERPEVVTETTKLEETSQTVPAEEGFFYDLAGCWRWC
- the LOC101173157 gene encoding uncharacterized protein LOC101173157 isoform X2; translation: MRFLGVFLAAAAFQSALSASIQSASNEEKTTPSDGLTELQKIDQMEFEAAQKAEEAQMNVTEGRDEDVEKASAGQEDSVEKHVEAENDSTGHPNCDAVSPAEGAGNNADSSTEESNSCEDAVERPEVVTETTKLEETSQTVPAEEDVLE
- the LOC101173157 gene encoding uncharacterized protein LOC101173157 isoform X1, with amino-acid sequence MRFLGVFLAAAAFQSALSASIQSASNEEKTTPSDGLTELQKIDQMEFEAAQKAEEAQMNVTEGRDEDVEKASAGQEDSVEKHVEAENDSTGHPNCDAVSPAEGAGNNADSSTEESNSCEDAVERPEVVTETTKLEETSQTVPAEEGFFYDLAGCWRWC
- the LOC101173157 gene encoding uncharacterized protein LOC101173157 isoform X5 codes for the protein MRFLGVFLAAAAFQSALSASIQSASNEEKTTPSDGLTELQKIDQMEFEAAQKAEEAQMNVTEGRDEDVEKASAGQEDSVEKHVEAENDSTAEGAGNNADSSTEESNSCEDAVERPEVVTETTKLEETSQTVPAEEDVLE
- the LOC101173157 gene encoding uncharacterized protein LOC101173157 isoform X6; this encodes MRFLGVFLAAAAFQSALSASIQSASNEEKTTPSDGLTELQKIDQMEFEAAQKAEEAQMNVTEGRDEDVEKASAGQEDSVEKHVEAENDSTEGAGNNADSSTEESNSCEDAVERPEVVTETTKLEETSQTVPAEEDVLE